Below is a genomic region from Hevea brasiliensis isolate MT/VB/25A 57/8 chromosome 3, ASM3005281v1, whole genome shotgun sequence.
ATCTTGATTTTTTGTTTATCTCACTTTGTGCTCTTTTAGGGCACGAATTTGCTCTTTATTGATTAAAATAAGAATTGATAACCTCAAACAAGTttagaaaataatgaaaatcaaTTAATGAACtcgtttttcataaatttttaatgtcaAAAATTTTATCTGAATCACTATGTGTAGACTTATAATATTTTGTAACATcccgaatttttaaataattattttatgtgtaaattttgatattttaatgtattaaatattatggtatttaatttgaatttttctaGGTTTTGGAAACCGGgcttttattttttaagataattaattttaataatttttaaaaattaatttaaagacaacatggtaagtttaaaaatatatttgaattcaataatattttctgagtttttgataattttttggaatttttgggcctcTTTTTGCGTCCCAGGGCAGAGCAAAAATCAATTTCCAGGTGTTCTAAATCGAACAGACTGAATCGAACAAGACTAGATTAGACCAATCAAATCGGACCAACCCTTTTCTTTTCCCCTTCTCCTCCACGCTACAGACCTCTCGTCcctctctcttctttttctctctcctaccTCACCCGCACTACCGGCCACCGCTTCCCCTTCTTCCTCCCTCGCCGATGCACCACTGGCCATCCTTCCCCCCGTCACTTCTCCCTCTGGCCAGAATTGCGGCCCAAAGTTTCCCTTTATTCACATATGCCTTTTCGTCTTCCTTCTATTTCTGGCTATTTTGGCCACTAATTGGATCGAGTCTTATCTCCATTATGTTCTACTCctagagagctttccatagacaccaatctTGCTAATTTTCATTGAGCAATTTGTGTAAATTGAGTCCGAAAAGTTTTAGCcctttttgattttttatttagattTCTCCCAAATCGTGAACTCCACTAAAATTCTAAGACTACCAGCACATTCTACTCGTTGAGAGCTTTCCAATTACaccaatttgaaatttttcagactATGAAAATTTAGTGGGTTCTACGAGATTGCCAGTGATTTTTTTGGGTCTTAAATgagtctttttaattaaataaaaattatattctaacttctAGTATTGTGAGCTTCACGAAGGTGTTTTTGTTTCAAGAATATTTCACTAGCGATCGGGATTGTAATTTCAGAGCATACACATAAGTTGTCGGACTCACTTCATAAGTAGGTCGATATTATAGTGTTTCCTACCATTTTCAAATGCCCCGAAAGtgttccaggtgtcagaattggcataggtaaacctgaatgTAAACCTAAACTCCAAATGTCTCATTTTACCTAAAGttgggtttagaataaaaatttgtaaaatattcattggtagctagaaaattatatTTCCAATTGTATTAGTATAATAACGTTGCTAAGGACTGTGGGGCATAATTATAGAATTTTAtgggttagtttggatagtttttgcaaaatgttagtttttacaaaatattagttttaaactTAATAGCTAAATAGTGTGAATATGTTAGATTTGGTTACTTGGGCAGGCCCAAAAGGGGCATTATGATGTTGTTGTGTTGTGAGACTAAGGCCTTTAGAATAGGAAGTGTTGTTTGAGCTATTTTGTAGGCTGGGTAGGTCCTACGTATAGGAAAAACTCTACCGGATTTTTGGCATAAAATTTAGGGTGTCTTCAACTCTTTAagtttttgttttgttttaatattgataaattcatgaatataattatttaggtgatccaAGTCAACCTTCCTCCTCTTCTCAGCCGCCTTAGTGATCTTCGGTTAATTTGTGAGTTGATATTGATTGTATTTGtaatatcaatattattaatttatattctaggcatgctcatgcattcacttataaatatgtatataaatagtTAAATGCTAGACGCATTCCTATGTTGCATATGTTAATGAACTTGTTTATGGATGTTaccttaaggtaatttggagctctGTGTGTGTGTTGGCGTGAGTATAGTGTGGATATGGGTATGGTAGGACCGGTAGTCGCAGttagagcttgactcgctgggacttaATCCTTATATATATGGATAAATCAGGGTGAGTacagctttgagtcgatctcgtTGAGCcccgcacttggattattaagagaaagtccggcttcAGTTGACCTCACGGGCAAatattggaattaagagagttgcttaggagatcagctcccatatatatattgatgtgacacacgggtgtgtgagtgctctaaattatcttttgtgtgaatattgtttgaattatttgaaactaTGTGAATATGTTGCATTTCATATATAAGAATGCATTAggcttagatagttataaaaattatatttaaaattaatatcttactctatgagttgaacgTTCACCCCTACTCAACTGATTTTCCTCAAGTGGCAGGTGGATTTATGGatattaacctgctttcttttcTCGTAAGTTTAACCAGAAATATTAGTTTTACTATTATCACTTTTTGTTTAATTATAGAACTCTACATGTACTAGTAGTTGTAATATTTTTATATGGGGTtgtaataacttaattttttagAGTTGTAAACTTATTTATATGAAATTGCTTGGATGCATATGATATATACATATTACTGTGGatggagggagctgagctcccaatgtttatttatctatttttaagGATTGTGAGAGTGAGCTTAGCTCCTCAGAATATTGATATTATGTgttacaggtcaggtgagttaGTGTTATCCATTGGATAGTCTAATTTATGGTTGGACTTTAtccatttattttcttgaaattgagctaCTTCTATGAGTTTAAGGTTTGGATtataatagttaggcttactatgagcTTCGGGggtcttatgctgacccaagtcttTATGTTGATTCGACCCAAAAATTAAGTCATGACAAAGTTGATATCAGAgtttaggctttagattcatgggaagtgtgtaattagaattttaaaaagagTCTTCTTAGGTGCTTACATGCAGAGTATAGAGTCCATATTCGTCCTTATTTTGTTATCCTTACATCTAGTTCCTGCCTTGTGTGCTTAAGTGTGTTCATGGTTGTGCAATTATGTGTAATATATTATTTTGGTTTGTGAGCTAATATAGTTGGATTACAAGAAGTATGCATAAAGGAAGAAGAACTACCATGGCATAAGAACCGAAAGTGCCAGATGAGGTATCGGCACAGAATGAGGTGCCAGCTCTTAGAAGGCGTGGCAAGAGTAACCATAGCTAGAAGAGCAACCATATATGGCCCAGGGTCCTGTAGATCCAATGGAAGCTACCCTTGCAGGACTGCAGAGGACCATTAATATGATAGCCCAATATATGAGACACCCTCCCCAGCAGCCTCTAGTACAAAGGGCCAAGATGTACAAatagataataaattttaaaaagttcTTTCCTGGGGTATACGACAACACAAGGGATGCATACAAGTTTTTGGATTCTTGCAAACAGACTAGGGTGGAGTTACAATTGATAGAAAGAAGATTAATCAAATGTGTATAGCATGTTTTGGGGCCTGTGCCTAGACAATAGATGACAGACTATGTGCTCCCTCAGATTGAAGGGTTGTCTTAGGCATAGTTTCTGGagctatttatatataaatttgtgcTTGAGATAGTGGGCCTTTGAAGCTTTAAAATAAAATGGGAGATCAGCTGATAAGTATACATCTGAGTTTTTAGAACTGAGTAGATATGCTCCAACTACTGTGGCCACTGAGAATATAAAGGTGAAGAGATTTCTGAAGGGACTAGACAGAAGGTATGCAAACTTGGCTATGCTATTAGACTAGCCTTTTGATGTAGTAGTAGACAGGGCCTGATAGATAGAAATCAGTTACATGAGTGATGATAGAGGTAAACCAAAGAAGAGTAAAGCTGAAGGGTCATCTGGTACACCCCATATGAGTACAATGGGTGGGGACAACCAAAGCAACTACAGTGGTAAGACCAGAGGAAATAAGAAAAGAGGCCTTAGACACAAGTCTAGGGGGTTCAGACCAGGATATGGCTCTAGCAGTGAGCAAAGCTTTGGTTACAGCAGTTTAGGGTCTGGTTCGAGATCCTCTTTTGTACCCTGTACTTAATGTACAAGATTACACTCAGGACCCTATTTTGTGAGTATGGGAGGATGTTTTAGATGTGGCCAACTGGGTCACTTTGCTGGGGAATGCCCTATGTTCAGTGAGCATCAGATGGGATCCTAAGGTTCTATAGCTAATGTATCCCACCAACTACTCCCTAGTATTTCTAGCATGTCGGCTAGCTAGTTTAGTGGTCAACAGGGTCGTGGACACAGGGGATGTAGTTTTGGAGGTAGATCTGGTGGAAGAAGCCAGTTTCAGGGTTCTGCATCTCATGGCAGAGGATAGGCTAGGGTTTTTACCTTAACACATTAAGGTGCTCAGACTTCAAATACAGTAGTAGCAGGTATTCTCATAGTCTGTTCTTTTGAGGAATGTGTTTTAATAGACCCGAGTGCATAACACTCATTTGTTTCCCTTGTGTTTGtcttgagattgggtagaaatccTACAGCTTTAGAGTGTCCTCTGTCTATAGCCACTCCTCTCAGTGATGCTATAGAAGTGGCTATGGTTTTTCCTGACAGTCCAGTGATAGTAGAAGGAAAGATCCTCCTGGCAGATTTAGTTCTTTTACCAGTGATGGACTTTGATGTGATTTCaggcatggattggttgtcaacccATTATGCCACACTGGACTGTCGAAACAAAAAACTGTACTTCCAAATTCATGAAATGGAAGAGTTCagctttgatggtgataggaTTGTAGCTCCATGCAATCTGGTGTCAACCATAAGTGCTAAAAAGATGTTGAGGTGTGGTTGTTAGGGTTATTTGGCACTAATAAGGGACACATCTATTAAAGGTACTGGTGTGGAAAATGTACCGGTTGTTAAGGAATttatggatgtgtttcctgatgagctTCTTGGGTTGCCATCGAATAAAGAGATTGGATTCTACATAGATATTATGTTGGGTACAAACCCTATTTCTATGCCACCCTAtcggatggcaccagcagagttaaaagaattgaaagagcAGTTATAGGAGCTTTTGGATGAGAGTTTTATCTGGCCAAGTACATCACCTTGGGGTGCTCTTATTTTGTTTGTgaggaagaaggatgggtcattgaggttataCATTGACTATAGACAACTAAACAAGGTGATAGTTAAGAATAAGTATCTGCTTCCTAGgattaatgacttgtttgatcagctaTAAGGAGCAAGATAGTTCTCTAAAATAGACCTACAGTCGGGCTATCATCAACTAAGGATAAGGAGTGAGGATGTGCCAAAAATAGCATTCAAGACTacatatggtcattatgagttcttggtgatgtcattTGGACGCACTAATGCACCAACAACCTTTATAGATCTAATGAACTGGGTGTTTAGACCATTCCTGGATCACTTTGTCATTGTTTTTAtaaatgacattttggtatattccCGAACCAAAGAAGAACATGCTTAGCATTTAAGGATGGTGTTGCAAACCTTGAAGGAGCATCAGCTGAATGCTAAGTTTTCAAAGTGTGAGTTCTGGCTGGAGAGTATTTCATTCTTAGGACATATGgtctctagtgaaggtattcaagtgaatCCTAAGCAAATTGAAATAGTAACTGATTTGCTTAGGCCTACTACAGTTACTAAGGTGCAAAGTTTTCTAGGCCTAACAACTTATTACAAGCACTTTATATAGAACTTCTCCAAGATAGCAACTCTTCTGACATAGTTGGCTCGAAAGAATGTCCCATTTTTTTAGTTAAATGAGTGTTAGGAAAGATTTCAGAAGCCTAAGGACTGTTTAACTATAACTCCTGTGTTGACTTTGCTTGTGAGTGGAGAAGGATGTACGGTATGCTGTGATGCTTCTAAAGTTAAGTTGGAGtttgttttgatgcagcatggtaAAGTGGTGGCTTATGCTTCCAGGTAATTAAAGAAGCACGAGCAGAATTACCCTACTcgtgatttggaaatggcgactATAGTCTTTACACTAAAAATttagaggcattacttgtatggtgaaatgtgtgagatatacaccgaTCATAAAAGCTTAAAGTATATCTTTCAATAGAGGGAttcaaatttgaggcagaggagatggatggagcttttgaaggattatgattgcactatccagtaccaccctggtaaAGCAAATGTGGTAGCAGATACTTTGAGCAGGAAGCCTTCTAGTAGGTTAGCTCATATAACAATTGAGAGGAGACCATTGATACAGGAGTTGCATGAGCTGAATTTTGGATATAACTACTTCAGGTGCACTTTTCGCACATTTCAGAGTATGGCCAGATCTGCGAGATAGAATTAGAGTTTCCCAACATAGGGACCTATAGTTAATGTAAAAGGTGCAACATGGAGAAGATTGTGAATTTGGGTTTGATGGAGATGGTACCATTATACAAGGCTCCAGGGTATGTGTGCATGATGTGGACAACCTAAGAAATGAGATTATGCAGAGAGCACACTATACACTTTACAACGTTCACCTAGGATctacaaagatgtaccatgatttgAAGGATAGATACTGGTGGAGTAGTCTAAAGAGAGACATAGcgaactttgtgtccaagtgcctaacttgtcaaAAAATAAAGTTTAAGCATTAGAGGCtatcagggaagttgcaagagatTCCCATTCCCAAagagaagtgggaaatgatcactatggactttgtaacTAGGCTACCTCGTACTACCTGAGGGTATGATTCCATAAGGTTAATTATGGACCCTTTGACCAAGTTGGCTCACTTTTTGCCTATACAGA
It encodes:
- the LOC131178349 gene encoding uncharacterized protein LOC131178349; protein product: MVLQTLKEHQLNAKFSKCEFWLESISFLGHMVSSEGIQVNPKQIEIVTDLLRPTTVTKERFQKPKDCLTITPVLTLLVSGEGCTVCCDASKVKLEFVLMQHGKVVAYASRKPSSRLAHITIERRPLIQELHELNFGYNYFRCTFRTFQSMARSAR